From the Oceanivirga salmonicida genome, one window contains:
- a CDS encoding glutathione peroxidase — MLYDIEVKKSNGEEIKLSEYKDKVILIVNVASKCGFTKQYLGLQKLYETYGKDGFIILGFPCNQFGEQEPDPADKVASECKLNFGVTFPIMEKIEVNGENEHKLYTYLKEQKSGLLGSSIKWNFTKFLIDKNGNVVKRFAPNTEPEKICDDIEKLL; from the coding sequence ATGTTATATGATATAGAAGTAAAAAAATCAAATGGAGAGGAAATTAAGTTAAGTGAATATAAAGATAAGGTTATACTTATAGTAAATGTTGCAAGTAAGTGTGGTTTTACTAAACAATATTTAGGTCTACAAAAATTATATGAAACTTATGGAAAAGATGGCTTTATAATCTTAGGTTTCCCTTGTAATCAATTTGGAGAACAAGAACCAGACCCAGCAGATAAAGTTGCTAGTGAGTGTAAGTTAAATTTTGGTGTAACTTTTCCTATAATGGAAAAAATTGAAGTTAATGGAGAAAATGAACATAAACTTTATACATATTTAAAAGAACAAAAAAGTGGACTTTTAGGAAGTAGCATAAAATGGAATTTTACTAAGTTTTTAATAGATAAAAATGGAAATGTAGTTAAAAGATTTGCTCCTAATACAGAACCTGAAAAAATATGTGATGATATAGAAAAATTATTATAA
- the aphA gene encoding acid phosphatase AphA: MKKLKLLLLTILTVSTIAVSKGPKVPYTHQGFYTNEAVQKAVHFVSVDDIKKSLEGQAPMTVSFDIDDTLLLSSGYFHYGFTFGKNHGWGSTPREVLNSQGFWDYVYEQEDKNSIPKKSAKELIKMHLERGDKIVFITGRTPHSKAKNGIVNGTAKVLQMYFEMPTPAPIWYRENKDLSGFKHKKTLYIKKVGSKLHYGDDDDDILSAREAGIRGIRVQRSYSSTNPQKLNGGYGEEVLINSAW; the protein is encoded by the coding sequence ATGAAAAAGTTAAAATTATTATTATTAACAATATTAACAGTTAGTACTATTGCTGTTTCAAAAGGACCTAAAGTTCCTTATACTCATCAAGGATTTTATACAAATGAAGCAGTACAAAAAGCGGTACATTTTGTCTCAGTTGATGATATTAAAAAAAGTTTAGAAGGACAAGCTCCTATGACAGTAAGTTTTGATATTGATGATACTTTATTATTATCAAGTGGGTATTTCCACTATGGATTTACTTTTGGTAAAAATCATGGTTGGGGTTCAACTCCAAGAGAAGTATTAAATTCACAAGGTTTTTGGGATTATGTTTATGAACAAGAAGATAAAAATTCTATACCTAAAAAATCTGCAAAAGAACTTATTAAAATGCATTTAGAAAGAGGAGATAAAATAGTATTTATTACTGGTAGAACACCACATAGTAAAGCCAAAAATGGAATAGTTAATGGTACTGCTAAGGTGCTACAAATGTATTTTGAAATGCCTACCCCTGCACCTATATGGTATAGAGAAAATAAGGATTTAAGTGGATTTAAACATAAGAAAACTCTTTATATCAAAAAAGTCGGTTCAAAACTGCATTATGGAGATGATGACGATGATATTTTATCAGCAAGAGAAGCTGGTATACGTGGAATCAGAGTACAAAGATCTTATTCTTCAACTAATCCACAAAAATTAAATGGTGGTTATGGAGAAGAAGTTTTAATTAATTCAGCTTGGTAA
- a CDS encoding glycerate kinase, with amino-acid sequence MKILIAPDSFKESMSAKEVCDIIEKAILDIDCKAEIIKVPMADGGEGTVDSLCDSLNGKMIYLNVKNPLGEIIKAKYAIAKDTAIIEMASASGLELIPKDKRNPYYTTTYGTGELILDAIKNGAKNIIIGIGGSATNDAGVGMLMALGAKILDKNGNPIKQGGKYLSDIVSIDISNVPKVNITVACDVDNILTGPKGSSHVFGKQKGASPEMIEVLDKNLKHFAHIVRTNLNKEIEFTNGSGAAGGLGAALLLIGAKLQKGIDIVVDINKLEEKMKTVDLVITGEGKMDSQTRFGKTPYGVAKLAKKLNKPVISFSGGLAADSEILTEYGFDAMFSILNNVTDLETALKNGKENLYNTTKNVFRLLNLKIK; translated from the coding sequence GTGAAAATATTAATAGCACCAGATTCATTTAAGGAATCAATGAGTGCAAAAGAAGTTTGTGATATTATAGAAAAAGCAATATTAGATATAGATTGCAAAGCAGAAATAATAAAAGTTCCTATGGCTGATGGTGGAGAAGGAACAGTAGATTCACTTTGTGATAGTTTAAACGGTAAAATGATTTACTTAAATGTTAAAAATCCATTGGGTGAAATCATTAAGGCAAAATATGCTATTGCAAAAGATACAGCAATAATTGAAATGGCAAGTGCATCAGGACTAGAATTAATACCAAAAGATAAGAGAAACCCATATTATACTACTACTTATGGAACAGGTGAATTAATTTTAGATGCTATAAAAAATGGTGCAAAAAATATAATAATAGGAATAGGTGGTAGTGCTACAAATGATGCTGGTGTTGGTATGCTAATGGCTCTTGGTGCAAAAATATTAGATAAAAATGGTAATCCTATTAAACAAGGTGGTAAGTATCTAAGTGATATAGTTAGTATAGATATAAGCAATGTTCCTAAGGTAAATATAACAGTTGCTTGTGATGTAGATAATATTTTAACTGGTCCTAAAGGTTCTAGTCATGTATTTGGCAAACAAAAAGGAGCTAGTCCTGAAATGATAGAAGTTTTAGATAAAAATCTTAAACATTTTGCACATATAGTTAGAACTAACTTGAATAAAGAAATAGAATTTACTAATGGTAGTGGTGCTGCTGGCGGATTAGGTGCTGCCTTATTACTTATAGGTGCAAAACTTCAAAAAGGAATAGATATAGTTGTAGATATAAATAAATTAGAAGAAAAAATGAAAACTGTTGATTTAGTAATTACAGGAGAAGGTAAGATGGATAGTCAAACTAGATTTGGTAAAACTCCTTATGGAGTGGCAAAACTTGCCAAAAAATTAAATAAACCTGTTATTAGTTTTTCTGGAGGACTAGCAGCAGATAGTGAAATTTTAACTGAATATGGTTTTGATGCAATGTTTAGTATATTAAATAATGTAACAGATTTAGAAACTGCATTAAAAAATGGGAAAGAAAATCTTTATAATACAACTAAAAATGTGTTTAGATTATTAAATTTAAAGATTAAATAA
- a CDS encoding SMI1/KNR4 family protein, with protein MTLKEKLIKNNIKLLDGLTDEEIKKVELFYNIKFPPPYKKLLKEFQVYYDEKDRTGNNPIIWNDFSENNVMKLIRALEDANAFRAEWLSLYSSKDNWPKFEGMPEDIVEAAYFIEEYLLNVAKLIPIDYNGYTVITEENEQEIYKIMHKVDTDIIGWAENIEDYFSREVLKEKEFGMVKINYIKGWGEV; from the coding sequence ATGACATTAAAAGAAAAATTAATAAAAAATAATATTAAGTTATTAGATGGTTTAACTGATGAAGAAATAAAAAAAGTGGAATTATTCTATAATATTAAATTTCCACCACCATACAAAAAATTACTAAAAGAATTTCAAGTTTATTATGATGAAAAAGATAGAACAGGCAATAATCCAATAATATGGAATGATTTTAGTGAAAATAATGTGATGAAATTAATAAGGGCATTAGAAGATGCTAATGCATTTAGGGCAGAATGGTTATCACTTTATTCTAGTAAAGACAATTGGCCAAAGTTTGAAGGTATGCCAGAAGACATTGTAGAAGCAGCGTATTTTATAGAAGAATATCTTTTAAATGTAGCCAAACTTATTCCAATTGATTATAACGGATATACAGTAATTACAGAAGAAAATGAGCAAGAAATATATAAGATAATGCATAAAGTTGATACAGATATAATTGGTTGGGCAGAAAATATTGAAGATTATTTTTCAAGAGAAGTTCTAAAAGAAAAAGAATTTGGAATGGTAAAGATAAACTATATTAAAGGTTGGGGTGAGGTTTAA
- a CDS encoding CPBP family intramembrane glutamic endopeptidase, with product MNKKEKISIFSAIIYTMIIASGMFTLHSIFGLTYENPEMVNILLYFEIVMSIFSIIMYFKYFKGYALNNWNKSANKLFLLVFMVMAINLVIILILIFATGDFTNKSYGLIFKIFITTLFVGFSEELIYRGIVLTTFLKSRSKVNAILISSLAFALLHSVNFFGGITFLQMLIQVIMTFFIGIAFACINVELKNLIPLMIYHALWDFAVITGGYVSANIAGVTIIQILIELIFGIIMLIIIKKENKVFI from the coding sequence ATGAATAAAAAAGAAAAAATATCAATTTTTTCAGCAATAATTTATACAATGATAATTGCAAGTGGAATGTTTACATTACATAGTATTTTTGGTTTAACATATGAAAATCCTGAAATGGTTAATATTTTATTATATTTTGAAATAGTTATGAGTATATTTTCTATCATAATGTATTTTAAATATTTTAAAGGATATGCACTTAATAATTGGAATAAATCTGCCAATAAGTTATTTTTACTGGTATTTATGGTAATGGCAATAAATTTAGTTATAATTTTAATTTTGATTTTTGCAACTGGGGATTTTACAAATAAAAGTTATGGATTAATTTTTAAAATATTTATAACAACATTATTTGTCGGATTTTCAGAGGAACTTATATACAGAGGAATAGTATTAACAACATTTTTAAAAAGTAGAAGTAAGGTAAATGCAATTTTAATATCTAGTTTAGCATTTGCATTATTACACTCAGTAAATTTTTTTGGTGGAATAACCTTCTTACAAATGCTTATACAAGTTATAATGACATTTTTTATAGGAATAGCATTTGCTTGTATAAATGTAGAATTAAAAAATTTAATACCACTTATGATTTATCATGCACTTTGGGATTTTGCGGTAATAACTGGTGGTTATGTATCTGCTAATATAGCGGGTGTAACAATAATACAAATATTAATAGAACTAATATTTGGAATAATAATGTTAATAATAATAAAAAAAGAAAATAAGGTGTTCATCTAA
- a CDS encoding C69 family dipeptidase, with protein sequence MACTTILVGKNASYDGSTLVARNEDSGASGFMPKKMVVVKKNENPKKYISVLSKVEIDLPEKSMHYTATPNAIKKQGLWACCGVNELNISMSATETITANERVLGADPLVKTGIGEEDMVTITLPYIKSAREGVIRLGALLEKYGTYEMNGIAFQDENEIWWLETIGGHHWMAKRVPDNEYVVMPNQLGIDSFDLKDAFGKQKEHMCSSDLKEFITKYHLDLRNNDDEIFNPRHAFGTNTDADHVYNTPRAWVIQRYFNRNWNLWDGTEADYRPDSDDIPWSRVPEKKITIEDIKYVLSHHFQGTPYDPYIKRGDTSYKGAFRPIGINRNNVLGLVQIRPYMPKDIKAIQWMAFGSNVFNAIVPFYVNVDAFPKYFSNTTDKVTTNNFYWTNRIIAALADANFNATSSHIERYQIKVLSMGNNLVNKYDALCDKKNSKKISEKANEEITKMVQKETEDLLNKVLLSASLNMKNGFARSDA encoded by the coding sequence ATGGCTTGTACTACTATTCTTGTTGGAAAAAATGCTAGTTATGACGGATCTACTTTGGTGGCTCGTAATGAAGATTCAGGAGCATCAGGGTTTATGCCAAAAAAAATGGTTGTTGTCAAAAAAAATGAAAACCCTAAAAAGTATATCTCTGTATTATCAAAGGTAGAAATAGATTTACCTGAAAAAAGTATGCATTATACTGCTACTCCTAATGCTATTAAAAAACAAGGTCTTTGGGCTTGTTGTGGTGTTAATGAACTTAATATTTCTATGAGTGCTACTGAAACTATAACAGCAAATGAAAGAGTTTTAGGTGCTGATCCATTAGTTAAAACTGGTATTGGAGAAGAAGATATGGTAACTATAACTCTACCATATATTAAATCTGCTCGTGAAGGAGTTATAAGACTTGGTGCTTTACTTGAAAAATATGGAACATACGAAATGAACGGTATAGCATTTCAAGATGAAAACGAAATATGGTGGCTAGAAACTATTGGTGGGCATCATTGGATGGCTAAACGTGTGCCTGATAATGAATATGTGGTTATGCCTAATCAATTAGGTATAGATAGTTTTGATTTAAAAGATGCTTTCGGTAAACAAAAAGAACATATGTGTTCTAGCGATTTAAAAGAATTTATAACTAAATATCATCTTGACCTTAGAAATAACGATGATGAAATATTTAATCCTAGACATGCCTTTGGAACTAATACAGATGCTGACCATGTATATAATACACCAAGAGCATGGGTAATACAAAGATACTTTAATCGTAATTGGAATTTATGGGATGGAACAGAAGCTGATTATAGACCAGATTCAGATGATATACCATGGAGTAGAGTTCCAGAAAAGAAAATAACTATTGAAGATATTAAATATGTATTATCTCATCATTTCCAAGGAACACCTTATGATCCTTACATAAAACGTGGAGATACTTCTTATAAAGGAGCATTTAGACCAATAGGAATTAATCGTAATAATGTTCTTGGATTAGTACAAATAAGACCATATATGCCTAAAGATATAAAAGCTATACAATGGATGGCTTTTGGTTCTAATGTATTTAATGCTATAGTTCCATTTTATGTAAATGTTGATGCTTTTCCAAAGTATTTCTCAAATACAACAGATAAAGTAACTACAAATAATTTTTATTGGACAAATAGAATAATAGCAGCATTAGCAGATGCAAACTTTAATGCTACTAGTTCTCATATAGAACGTTATCAAATTAAAGTTTTATCAATGGGAAATAATTTAGTTAATAAATATGATGCATTATGTGATAAGAAAAATTCTAAGAAAATTAGTGAAAAAGCAAATGAAGAAATTACAAAAATGGTACAAAAAGAAACAGAAGATTTATTAAATAAAGTACTACTTAGTGCAAGTTTAAATATGAAAAACGGATTTGCAAGATCTGATGCATAA
- a CDS encoding GntP family permease, translating into MINAYGAIAGLLLAIFLIIKKFNPAYSLILGSLIGGLLGGANLTETVDFMIMGAKGMIPAILRIITAGVLAGVLIETGSAAKIADTIIKTFGKDKAILAMIFSTFILTAVGVFIDISVITVAPIALAVAKKSNITKTAVLIAMIGGGKAGNIISPNPNAIAAAESFNLPLTSVMFAGIIPAIAGIIITIIIAKFLIKKGSSINDSDIEEITIELPNLFSSIIGPLVAIFLLALRPIAGIIVDPLIALPTGGVVACIATGKFKHISDYCKVGLSKMSGVAIILIGTGTVAGIIANSNIKVIMTAILDSTGAPAFLLAPLAGILMSAATSSTTSGTAVASQVFGPTIIQLGVEPIAGAAMIHSGATVLDHLPHGSFFHATGGAVNMNIRERLTLIPYESLVGLTMTIVSTIIFGIIGG; encoded by the coding sequence ATGATTAATGCATATGGTGCAATAGCTGGTCTTTTATTAGCAATATTTTTAATAATCAAAAAATTTAATCCAGCATATTCTTTAATATTAGGTTCTTTAATTGGTGGATTACTAGGAGGTGCTAACTTAACAGAAACAGTAGACTTTATGATTATGGGTGCTAAAGGCATGATACCTGCTATACTTAGAATTATAACAGCAGGAGTTTTAGCAGGAGTTTTAATAGAAACAGGTTCTGCTGCTAAAATTGCCGATACTATAATAAAAACATTTGGTAAAGATAAGGCAATTCTTGCAATGATATTCTCAACTTTCATACTTACAGCAGTAGGAGTATTTATAGATATATCTGTAATTACAGTTGCTCCCATAGCTTTAGCAGTAGCAAAGAAATCTAATATAACTAAAACAGCCGTTTTAATTGCTATGATAGGTGGCGGAAAAGCAGGAAATATAATATCACCTAACCCTAATGCAATTGCTGCTGCCGAATCATTTAATTTACCATTAACCTCTGTTATGTTTGCAGGAATAATACCAGCAATAGCAGGTATAATAATTACAATAATTATAGCGAAATTTTTAATTAAAAAAGGAAGCTCTATAAATGATAGTGATATAGAAGAAATAACAATAGAATTACCCAATTTATTTTCAAGTATAATAGGTCCATTAGTTGCTATATTCCTATTAGCATTAAGACCAATAGCAGGAATAATAGTAGATCCATTAATAGCCCTTCCTACAGGTGGTGTTGTTGCTTGCATAGCAACAGGTAAATTTAAACATATCTCTGACTATTGCAAAGTAGGATTATCTAAAATGTCAGGAGTTGCCATTATATTAATAGGAACTGGAACAGTTGCAGGAATAATAGCAAATTCAAATATTAAAGTAATAATGACTGCAATATTAGATTCAACTGGAGCCCCAGCATTTTTACTAGCTCCTTTAGCAGGTATATTAATGTCAGCAGCAACTTCATCAACTACTTCAGGAACTGCAGTAGCAAGTCAAGTATTTGGTCCTACAATAATACAATTAGGTGTAGAACCCATAGCTGGAGCCGCTATGATACATTCTGGAGCAACAGTATTAGACCATTTACCACATGGAAGTTTTTTCCATGCAACAGGTGGAGCAGTTAATATGAATATTAGAGAAAGATTAACATTAATACCTTATGAATCATTAGTAGGTCTAACTATGACTATAGTTTCTACTATTATATTCGGGATTATAGGAGGTTAA
- a CDS encoding DUF6985 domain-containing protein, whose product MEEYNDEVFGEVVFGMSWRKKEKIKLFNRDYEVVFIIVNFEATAIKETQKESYKKYLTNEKMISDIMLEKIKDCIEKNLDLFSECSTFSDYLSGYKKIADLIKPKRYTFREDGSILIEFDFNIDIDEEIVAEIEFDDICNMKVDIAKYFYARDKNKEIKKYNDEVFGEVIFNTDWEKNDKMKLFNREYEVSFSIVDYDYIEIKETQRESYRKYLANEKIISDIIIEKIEDYIKKSFEFLSEYCDLTNYLNGNEKTIDLVKPMYYVFEENGDILIDFEFTVNKEYVEKGIMAKINFNNIYDIEVDIPEFFL is encoded by the coding sequence GTGGAAGAATATAATGATGAAGTATTTGGAGAAGTAGTTTTTGGTATGAGTTGGAGAAAAAAAGAAAAAATAAAGTTATTTAATAGAGATTATGAAGTAGTATTTATAATAGTTAATTTTGAAGCTACAGCAATTAAAGAAACGCAAAAGGAAAGTTATAAAAAATATTTAACAAATGAAAAAATGATTTCTGATATAATGCTAGAAAAAATAAAAGATTGTATAGAGAAAAATTTGGACTTATTTTCAGAATGCTCTACTTTTAGCGATTATTTAAGTGGTTATAAAAAAATAGCAGATTTAATAAAACCAAAAAGGTATACTTTTAGAGAAGATGGTTCTATATTAATTGAATTTGATTTTAATATAGATATAGATGAGGAAATAGTAGCAGAAATAGAATTTGATGATATATGTAATATGAAAGTAGATATTGCTAAATATTTTTATGCAAGAGATAAAAATAAAGAAATAAAAAAATATAACGATGAAGTATTTGGAGAAGTAATTTTTAATACAGATTGGGAAAAAAATGATAAAATGAAATTATTTAATAGAGAGTATGAAGTAAGCTTTAGCATAGTTGATTATGATTATATAGAAATTAAAGAAACACAAAGGGAAAGTTATAGAAAATATTTAGCAAATGAAAAAATAATTTCTGATATAATAATAGAGAAAATAGAAGATTACATTAAAAAAAGTTTTGAATTTTTATCTGAATACTGTGATTTAACCAATTATTTAAATGGAAATGAAAAGACAATTGATTTAGTAAAACCGATGTATTATGTATTTGAAGAAAATGGAGATATATTAATTGATTTTGAATTTACAGTGAATAAAGAGTATGTAGAAAAAGGAATAATGGCAAAAATAAATTTTAACAATATATATGATATAGAAGTAGATATTCCAGAATTTTTTCTATAA
- a CDS encoding DUF6985 domain-containing protein yields MKKYNDEVFGEVVFNIVWGKNDKIKLFNRDYEVAFRIVDFDYAGIKEIQRESYRKYLLNEKKISNIMLEKIKDCIEKNLDLFSEYSDFRDYLSGYKKIVDLIKPKMYTFRESGSILIKFDFNIDIDEEIVVEIDFDDIHNMKVDIAKYFYSRNKNKEIKKYNDEVFGEVEYETLWRSKNKIKLFNRECEVSFLISDDEETGIEEIQRESYRKYLANEKMISDIIIEKIKDYIEIDFDLLSEYYDFTDYLSGEEKIIDLVKPIYYSFEENGDILIEFYFKADEEVGVMAKINFNNIYDIEVDIPHHFL; encoded by the coding sequence ATGAAAAAATATAATGATGAGGTATTTGGAGAAGTAGTTTTTAATATAGTTTGGGGAAAAAATGATAAGATAAAGTTATTTAATAGAGATTATGAAGTAGCATTTAGAATAGTTGATTTTGATTATGCAGGAATTAAAGAAATACAAAGAGAAAGTTATAGAAAATATTTATTAAATGAAAAAAAGATTTCTAATATAATGCTAGAAAAAATAAAAGATTGTATAGAGAAAAATTTGGACTTATTTTCAGAATATTCTGATTTTAGAGATTATTTAAGTGGTTATAAAAAAATAGTTGATTTAATAAAACCCAAAATGTATACTTTTAGAGAAAGTGGGTCTATATTAATTAAATTTGATTTTAATATAGATATAGATGAAGAAATAGTAGTAGAAATAGATTTTGATGATATACATAATATGAAAGTAGATATTGCAAAATATTTTTATAGTAGGAATAAGAATAAAGAAATAAAAAAATATAACGATGAAGTATTTGGAGAAGTAGAATACGAAACTTTATGGAGGAGTAAAAATAAAATAAAATTATTTAACAGAGAGTGCGAAGTATCATTTCTAATATCTGATGATGAAGAGACAGGAATTGAAGAAATACAAAGGGAAAGTTATAGAAAATATCTAGCAAATGAAAAAATGATTTCTGATATAATAATAGAGAAAATAAAAGATTATATAGAGATAGATTTTGACTTATTATCAGAATACTATGATTTCACAGATTATTTAAGTGGAGAAGAAAAAATAATTGACTTAGTAAAACCAATATATTATTCATTTGAAGAAAATGGAGATATATTAATTGAATTTTATTTTAAGGCAGATGAAGAAGTGGGAGTAATGGCAAAAATAAATTTTAATAATATATATGATATAGAAGTAGATATTCCACATCATTTTTTATAG
- a CDS encoding TMEM175 family protein has protein sequence MKKQRLEAFSDGVLAIIITIMVLEFKAPKGHDFKDLVEVMPIFISYVSSFFFISIYWINHHNLLQATTKVNSKILWSNLHLLFWLSLIPFATSWLGRREIYNAPVILYSTILFLSRITYSRLAYNIAKNEGENSHLSKALNNNKKGRLITFLNFLAIIIAFYNPLFTSIFLILVAISWIIPNKQIEKAYHLMTNK, from the coding sequence ATGAAAAAACAAAGATTAGAAGCATTTAGTGATGGAGTTCTAGCGATTATTATTACTATAATGGTATTAGAATTTAAGGCTCCAAAAGGACATGATTTTAAAGATTTAGTAGAAGTTATGCCAATTTTTATAAGTTATGTCAGTAGTTTTTTCTTTATTTCAATTTATTGGATAAATCATCATAATTTATTGCAAGCTACAACTAAAGTAAATTCAAAAATTTTATGGTCTAACCTACACTTATTATTTTGGTTATCATTGATACCTTTTGCTACTTCATGGTTAGGAAGAAGAGAAATATACAATGCACCAGTAATTTTGTATTCAACAATATTATTTTTATCTAGAATAACTTATTCTAGATTAGCATATAATATAGCGAAAAATGAAGGAGAAAATTCACATTTATCAAAAGCGTTAAATAATAATAAAAAAGGAAGATTAATAACTTTTTTAAATTTTTTAGCGATAATAATTGCATTTTATAACCCTTTATTTACAAGCATATTTTTAATATTAGTAGCAATTAGTTGGATTATTCCTAATAAACAAATAGAAAAAGCATATCATTTAATGACAAATAAATAA
- a CDS encoding cell surface protein, with product MKKKIIINLLVLAGIMSCSNTSTFMTDSVTTISKVQGVAHRSALEGKKVTNVEGVVTALYKDKYHNGFYIQSRKDDKNPRTSEGIYVENKANFNVEKGDLVKVSGLVKEIQFSKPNPNDLTVTSIFADEITLIQKNVEVKPIIFDASKIPFNIHTGNKVDKLDITKNALDYYESYESMLVKVKDAVVVGIAEKYGEIAVIADNGKYATNRTNNGGIRYTYDNEQTQKLIVIDKFIKITKDNKFIDPNFTPNPGDKFEGDLEGIIGFDYSDYKLYNTKQLPRLIDMTTKVDTNKFAYDKNSLSVVSYNIENFTIADGLDRVIELAKQVNTVLNKADIITLIEVGDDDGGNNGKTDVISADKTLTAIVEQIKKETGLEYGYLTVNPEDGKDGGWPAMHIRNAILYRKDRVSVPYINEGPSNVDTGIKNGKLVYNPGRLGTANPNFAEVRKPLVAHLKFGEYDVFVVANHLKSKRSDDKLNGLTRPVVRRSENVRIPEGKYIGEFLQELSKNFPDAIIMSMGDMNDFEFSQTLKEMKTDLMVNTVELLPENERHTYVYKGNSQVLDSLLVNKKYEKNINVDILNINSEFTKSQGYFSDHDPIYIQIKLK from the coding sequence ATGAAGAAAAAAATTATTATTAACTTATTGGTTTTAGCGGGAATAATGTCTTGTTCTAATACTTCTACTTTTATGACTGATAGTGTTACAACAATTTCTAAAGTGCAAGGAGTTGCACATAGATCTGCATTAGAAGGAAAAAAAGTTACAAATGTAGAAGGAGTTGTAACAGCATTATATAAAGATAAATATCATAATGGTTTCTATATTCAAAGTAGAAAAGATGATAAAAACCCTAGAACTTCTGAAGGTATATATGTAGAAAACAAAGCGAATTTTAATGTTGAAAAAGGAGATTTAGTAAAAGTAAGTGGTTTAGTTAAAGAAATACAATTTTCTAAACCTAATCCAAATGATTTAACTGTAACTTCAATATTTGCTGATGAAATTACACTTATCCAAAAAAATGTAGAAGTTAAACCTATTATATTTGATGCTTCTAAAATTCCTTTTAATATTCATACAGGAAATAAAGTAGATAAATTAGATATAACTAAAAATGCGTTAGATTATTATGAATCTTATGAATCTATGTTAGTTAAAGTAAAAGATGCTGTTGTTGTTGGAATAGCAGAAAAATATGGAGAAATAGCAGTAATTGCTGATAATGGTAAATACGCTACAAATAGAACTAATAATGGTGGTATTAGATATACATATGATAATGAGCAAACACAAAAATTAATAGTTATTGATAAATTTATAAAAATAACAAAAGATAATAAATTCATAGATCCTAATTTCACTCCTAATCCTGGTGATAAATTTGAAGGAGATTTAGAAGGAATTATAGGATTTGATTATTCGGATTATAAACTATATAACACTAAACAATTACCTAGATTAATAGATATGACTACAAAAGTAGATACTAATAAATTTGCATATGATAAAAATTCTTTAAGTGTAGTTTCATATAATATTGAAAACTTTACAATTGCTGATGGTTTAGATAGAGTTATTGAATTAGCAAAACAAGTTAATACTGTACTTAATAAAGCTGATATCATTACTTTAATAGAAGTTGGAGATGATGATGGTGGTAATAATGGTAAAACTGACGTTATAAGTGCTGATAAAACTCTAACTGCTATTGTAGAACAAATTAAAAAAGAAACTGGTTTAGAATATGGTTATTTAACTGTTAACCCAGAAGATGGAAAAGATGGTGGTTGGCCTGCTATGCATATAAGAAATGCTATACTATATAGAAAAGATAGAGTTTCTGTTCCATATATTAATGAAGGTCCATCTAATGTAGATACTGGAATAAAAAATGGTAAATTAGTATACAATCCAGGTAGATTAGGAACAGCTAATCCTAACTTCGCTGAAGTAAGAAAACCATTAGTTGCTCATCTAAAATTTGGAGAATATGATGTTTTTGTTGTGGCTAATCACTTAAAATCAAAAAGATCAGATGATAAATTAAATGGTTTAACAAGACCTGTTGTAAGAAGATCAGAAAATGTAAGAATACCAGAAGGTAAATACATAGGAGAATTCTTACAAGAATTATCTAAAAATTTCCCTGATGCTATAATAATGTCTATGGGAGATATGAATGATTTCGAATTTTCTCAAACATTAAAAGAAATGAAAACAGATTTAATGGTGAATACGGTAGAATTATTACCTGAAAATGAAAGACATACTTATGTTTATAAAGGAAATTCACAAGTATTAGATAGTTTATTAGTAAATAAAAAATATGAAAAAAATATTAATGTAGATATACTTAATATAAATTCAGAATTTACTAAATCACAAGGGTATTTCAGTGATCATGACCCTATATATATACAAATAAAATTAAAATAA